A genomic window from Pagrus major chromosome 23, Pma_NU_1.0 includes:
- the tmem100a gene encoding transmembrane protein 100: MPEEANKDAMRTPATSEKVNNNNERPATPVTTVNIPLVNEIQLTAATGGAELSCYRCTIPFGVVVLIAGIVVTAVAYSFNSHGSTISYFGLVLLSAGLVLLASSAVCWKMRLERKKERRRESQTALVANQRSIFT, from the coding sequence ATGCCAGAAGAAGCTAATAAGGACGCCATGAGAACGCCAGCGACCTCGGAGaaggtcaacaacaacaacgagcGTCCCGCAACACCCGTGACGACCGTGAACATCCCCCTGGTCAATGAAATCCAGCTGACCGCAGCCACCGGCGGGGCCGAGCTGTCCTGCTACCGCTGCACCATCCCGTTTGGCGTGGTGGTCCTCATCGCCGGCATCGTGGTCACCGCCGTCGCTTACAGCTTCAACTCACACGGCTCCACCATCTCTTACTTCGGCCTGGTGCTCCTCTCGGCCGGACTGGTGCTCCTAGCGTCCAGCGCCGTCTGCTGGAAGATGAggctggagaggaagaaggagaggcGACGGGAGAGCCAAACCGCCCTGGTCGCAAACCAGAGGAGTATTTTCACATGA
- the pctp gene encoding phosphatidylcholine transfer protein, which translates to MSLQFTDEEFQDAWRELDEPQLEGGWELFTETMGVKIYRLLDQETGLYEYKVFGVLDTCTAELCADVYMDLKYRKHWDSYAKELYEKDFDGQNAIYWEVKYPFPLSNRDYVYVRERKDLDVDGRKIWVILARSSPETACAEKSGVLRVKDYKQSVALESDGACGTRVFLNYFDNPGGMIPTWLVNWAAKSGVPGFLTDMQKACSNYSSYCQKK; encoded by the exons ATGTCGCTGCAGTTCACGGATGAGGAGTTTCAGGACGCGTGGAGGGAGCTGGACGAGCCGCAGCTGGAGGGAGGATGGGAGCTCTTCACCGAGACGATGGGAGTCAAAATCTACCGGCTCTTAGATCAg GAAACTGGACTTTATGAGTACAAAGTCTTTGGTGTGCTCGACACCTGCACTGCAGAGCTGTGCGCAGATGTCTACATGGACTTGAAGTATCGGAAACACTGGGATTCATATGCAAAAG agcTCTATGAGAAGGACTTCGACGGACAGAATGCGATCTACTGGGAAGTAAAATACCCTTTTCCTCTGTCAAACAGAGAC TACGTGTACGTGAGGGAGCGGAAAGACCTGGACGTGGACGGCAGGAAGATCTGGGTGATCCTCGCCAGAAGCTCTCCGGAGACGGCGTGTGCAGAGAAGAGCGGCGTGCTGCGGGTCAAAGACTACAAGCAGAGCGTCGCCTTGGAGAGCGACGGAGCCTGTGGAACCAGAG ttttcCTGAATTACTTTGACAACCCTGGTGGCATGATTCCTACCTGGCTGGTGAACTGGGCAGCTAAG AGTGGCGTCCCAGGGTTCTTGACAGACATGCAGAAGGCCTgcagcaactacagcagctacTGCCAGAAGAAGTGA